One Leopardus geoffroyi isolate Oge1 chromosome C1, O.geoffroyi_Oge1_pat1.0, whole genome shotgun sequence DNA segment encodes these proteins:
- the CELSR2 gene encoding cadherin EGF LAG seven-pass G-type receptor 2 isoform X4 has protein sequence MQSRAARAPLPTLLPPPPPPPLLLLLLLLLLLPPLLGDQVGPCRSLGPGGRGSSGACAPVGWLCPASASNLWLYTSRCRDAGTELTGHLVPHHDGLRVWCPESGAHIPLPPAPEGCPWSCRLLGIGGHVSPQGKLTLPQEHPCLKAPRLRCQSCKLVQTPGLRTGERSVEESMGGRRKRNVNTAPQFQPPSYQATVPENQPAGTPVASLRAIDPDEGEAGRLEYTMDALFDSRSKHFFSLDPITGAVTTAEELDRETKSTHVFRVTAQDHGMPRRSALATLTILVTDTNDHDPVFEQQEYKESLRENLEVGYEVLTVRATDGDAPPNANILYRLLEGPGGSPSEVFEIDPRSGVIRTRGPVDREEVESYQLTVEASDQGRDPGPRSATAAVFLSVEDDNDNAPQFSEKRYVVQVREDVTPGAPVLRVTASDRDKGSNALVHYSIMSGNARGQFYLDAQTGALDVVSPLDYETTKEYTLRVRAQDGGRPPLSNVSGLVTVQVLDINDNAPIFVSTPFQATVLESVPLGYLVLHVQAIDADAGDNARLEYRLAGVGHDFPFAINNGTGWISVAAELDREEVDFYSFGVEARDHGTPVLTASASVSVTILDVNDNNPTFTQPEYTVRLNEDAAVGTSVVTVSAVDRDAHSVITYQITSGNTRNRFSITSQSGGGLVSLALPLDYKLERQYVLAVTASDGTRQDTAQVVVNVTDANTHRPVFQSSHYTVNVNEDRPAGTTVVLISATDEDTGENARITYFMEDSIPQFRIDADTGAVTTQAELDYEDQVSYTLAITARDNGIPQKSDTTYLEILVNDVNDNAPQFLRDSYQGSIYEDVPPFTSVLQISATDRDSGLNGRVFYTFQGGDDGDGDFIVESTSGIVRTLRRLDRENVAQYILRAYAVDKGMPPARTPMEVTVTVLDVNDNPPVFEQDEFDVFVEENSPIGLAVARVTATDPDEGTNAQIMYQIVEGNIPEVFQLDIFSGELTALVDLDYEDRPEYILVIQATSAPLVSRATVHVRLLDRNDNPPVLGNFEILFNNYVTNRSSSFPGGAIGRVPAHDPDISDSLTYSFERGNELSLVLLNASTGELRLSRALDNNRPLEAIMSVLVSDGVHSVTAQCALRVTIITDEMLTHSITLRLEDMSPERFLSPLLGLFIQAVAATLATPPDHVVVFNVQRDTDAPGGHILNVSLSVGQPPGPGGGPPFLPSEDLQERLYLNRSLLTAISAQRVLPFDDNICLREPCENYMRCVSVLRFDSSAPFIASSSVLFRPIHPVGGLRCRCPPGFTGDYCETEVDLCYSRPCGPHGRCRSREGGYTCLCRDGYTGEHCEVSARSGRCTPGVCKNGGTCVNLLVGGFKCDCPSGDFEKPYCQVTTRSFPARSFITFRGLRQRFHFTLALSFATKERDGLLLYNGRFNEKHDFVALEVIQEQVQLTFSAGESTTTVSPFVPGGVSDGQWHTVQLKYYNKPLLGQTGLPQGPSEQKVAVVTVDGCDTGVALRFGAVLGNYSCAAQGTQGGSKKSLDLTGPLLLGGVPDLPESFPVRTRHFVGCMRNLQVDSRHVDMADFIANNGTVPGCPAKKNVCDSNSCNNGGTCVNQWDAFSCECPLGFGGKSCAQEMANPQRFLGSSLVAWHGLSLPISQPWHLSLMFRTRQANGVLLQAVTRGRSTITLQLREGHVVLSVEGTGLQASSLQLEPGRANDGDWHRAQLALGASGGPGHAILSLDYGQQRAEGNLGPRLHGLHLSNITVGGVPGPAGGVARGFRGCLQGVRVSEMPEGVSSLDPGRGEGINVEPGCSLPDPCDSNPCPANSYCSDDWDSYSCSCDPGYYGDNCTNVCDLNPCEHQSVCIRKPSAPHGYTCECPPNYLGPYCETRIDQPCPRGWWGHPTCGPCNCDVSKGFDPDCNKTSGECHCKENHYRPPGSPTCLLCDCYPTGSLSRVCDPEDGQCPCKPGVIGRQCDRCDNPFAEVTTNGCEVNYDSCPRAIEAGIWWPRTRFGLPAAAPCPKGSFGTAVRHCDEHRGWLPPNLFNCTSVTFSELKGFAERLQRNESGLDSGRSQRLALLLRNATQHTAGYFGSDVKVAYQLATRLLAHESAQRGFGLSATQDVHFTENLLRVGSALLDAANKRHWELIQQTEGGTAWLLQHYEAYASALAQNMRHTYLSPFTIVTPNIVISVVRLDKGNFAGAKLPRYEALRGERPPDLETTVILPDSVFRETPTVVRPAGPGETQEPEELARRQRRHPELSQGEAVASVIIYRTLAGLLPHNYDPDKRSLRVPKRPVINTPVVSISVHDDEELLPRALDKPVTVQFRLLETEERTKPICVFWNHSILVSGTGGWSARGCEVVFRNESHVSCQCNHMTSFAVLMDVSRRENGEILPLKTLTYVALGVTLAALLLAFLFLTILRALRSNQHGIRRNLTAALGLAQLVFLLGINQADLPFACTVIAILLHFLYLCTFSWALLEALHLYRALTEVRDVNAGPMRFYYMLGWGVPAFITGLAVGLDPEGYGNPDFCWLSIYDTLIWSFAGPVAFAVSMSVFLYILAARASCAAQRQGFEKKGPVSGLRPSFAVLLLLSATWLLALLSVNSDTLLFHYLFAACNCIQGPFIFLSYVVLSKEVRKALKFACSRKPSPDPALTTKSTLTSSYNCPSPYADGRLYQPYGDSAGSLHSASRSGKSQPSYIPFLLREESTLNPGQGPPGLGDPGSLFLEGQDQQHDPDTDSDSDLSLEDDQSGSYASTHSSDSEEEEEEEEEEAAFPGEPGWDSLLGPGAERLPLHSTPKDGGPGSGKAPWPGDFGTTAKESSGNGASEEHPWENGDALPREGSLGPLPGPSAQPHKGILKKKYLPTISEKSSLLRLPLEQGTGSSRGSSASEGSRGGPPPRPPPRQSLQEQLNGVMPIAMSIKAGTVDEDSSGSDSDETSI, from the exons ATGCAGAGCCGGGCAGCCCGCGCCCCCCTTCCAACGCtactgccgccgccgccgccgccgccgctgctgctgctgttgctgctgctgctgctactgccgCCACTGCTGGGAGACCAAGTGGGGCCCTGTCGTTCCCTGGGGCCCGGGGGACGTGGCTCCTCAGGGGCCTGCGCCCCCGTAGGCTGGCTCTGTCCAGCCTCAGCCTCCAACCTCTGGCTCTACACCAGCCGCTGCAGGGATGCAGGGACGGAGCTGACTGGCCACCTGGTGCCCCACCACGACGGTCTGAGGGTCTGGTGTCCAGAATCCGGAGCCCACATCCCCCTGCCGCCAGCGCCTGAAGGCTGCCCATGGAGCTGTCGTCTCCTGGGCATTGGAGGCCACGTTTCCCCCCAGGGCAAGCTCACCCTGCCCCAGGAACACCCGTGCTTAAAGGCCCCACGGCTGAGATGCCAGTCCTGCAAGCTGGTGCAGACCCCGGGGCTCAGGACAGGGGAAAGGTCAGTAGAAGAGTCCATGGGTGGGCGTCGGAAAAGGAATGTGAATACAGCCCCCCAGTTCCAGCCCCCCAGCTACCAGGCCACAGTGCCTGAGAACCAGCCAGCTGGTACCCCTGTGGCATCCCTGCGGGCCATTGACCCAGATGAGGGTGAGGCAGGCCGGCTTGAGTACACCATGGATGCCCTCTTTGATAGCCGCtccaaacatttcttttctctggacCCGATCACGGGGGCTGTAACTACAGCCGAGGAGCTAGATCGTGAGACCAAGAGCACCCATGTCTTCAGGGTCACGGCACAGGATCATGGCATGCCCCGACGCAGTGCCCTGGCCACACTTACCATCTTGGTGACTGACACCAATGATCATGACCCTGTTTTTGAGCAGCAGGAGTACAAGGAGAGCCTCAGGGAGAACCTGGAGGTTGGCTATGAGGTGCTCACGGTCAGAGCCACAGATGGTGACGCACCTCCCAATGCCAATATTCTGTACCGCCTACTGGAGGGCCCCGGTGGCAGCCCCTCTGAAGTCTTTGAGATTGACCCTCGCTCTGGGGTGATTCGAACTCGTGGCCCTGTGGATAGGGAAGAAGTAGAATCCTACCAATTGACAGTGGAGGCAAGTGACCAGGGTCGGGACCCCGGTCCACGGAGTGCCACAGCTGCTGTGTTCCTATCTGTGGAGGATGACAATGACAATGCCCCTCAGTTCAGTGAGAAGCGCTACGTGGTCCAGGTGCGTGAGGATGTGACCCCAGGGGCCCCGGTACTCCGGGTCACAGCCTCAGATCGAGACAAGGGCAGTAATGCCTTGGTGCATTACAGCATCATGAGTGGCAACGCTCGGGGACAGTTTTACCTGGATGCCCAGACTGGAGCTCTGGATGTGGTGAGCCCTCTTGACTATGAGACAACCAAGGAGTATACCCTACGGGTTAGAGCACAGGATGGTGGCCGCCCCCCGCTCTCCAACGTCTCTGGCCTGGTGACGGTGCAAGTCCTGGATATTAATGACAATGCCCCCATCTTTGTTAGCACCCCTTTCCAGGCTACTGTGCTGGAGAGTGTCCCTTTAGGCTACCTGGTCCTCCATGTCCAGGCCATTGACGCTGACGCTGGTGACAATGCCCGCCTGGAATACCGCCTGGCTGGGGTTGGGCATGACTTTCCCTTTGCCATCAACAATGGCACAGGCTGGATCTCTGTGGCAGCTGAGCTGGACCGGGAAGAGGTTGATTTCTATAGCTTTGGGGTAGAAGCCCGAGACCATGGCACCCCAGTGCTCACTGCCTCAGCTAGTGTCAGTGTGACCATCCTGGATGTCAACGACAACAACCCCACCTTTACCCAACCAGAGTACACGGTGAGACTCAATGAGGATGCAGCTGTGGGCACCAGTGTGGTGACAGTGTCGGCTGTGGACCGTGATGCCCACAGCGTCATCACCTACCAGATCACCAGTGGCAACACTCGTAACCGCTTTTCCATCACCAGCCAGAGTGGTGGTGGGCTGGTGTCGCTCGCGCTGCCATTGGACTACAAACTTGAGCGGCAATACGTGCTAGCTGTCACTGCCTCTGACGGCACACGGCAGGACACGGCACAGGTGGTAGTGAACGTCACTGATGCCAACACCCACCGTCCCGTCTTTCAGAGCTCCCACTATACGGTGAATGTTAATGAGGACCGGCCAGCAGGCACCACGGTGGTGCTGATCAGTGCCACGGACGAGGACACAGGTGAGAATGCCCGCATCACCTACTTTATGGAGGACAGCATCCCTCAGTTCCGCATTGATGCAGATACAGGGGCTGTCACCACCCAGGCTGAGCTGGACTACGAGGATCAAGTGTCCTATACCCTGGCCATCACCGCCCGGGACAATGGCATTCCCCAGAAGTCTGACACAACTTACCTGGAGATACTGGTGAATGATGTGAATGACAATGCCCCTCAGTTCCTTCGTGACTCCTACCAGGGCAGCATCTATGAGGATGTGCCCCCCTTCACCAGTGTGCTGCAGATCTCGGCCACTGACCGTGACTCTGGCCTTAATGGCAGGGTCTTCTACACCTTCCAAGGGGGTGATGATGGAGATGGTGACTTTATCGTAGAGTCTACATCAGGCATCGTGAGAACGCTTCGGAGGCTGGATCGTGAGAATGTGGCCCAGTACATTTTGCGGGCATATGCAGTGGACAAGGGGATGCCTCCCGCCCGCACGCCTATGGAAGTGACGGTCACTGTGTTGGATGTGAACGACAATCCACCCGTCTTTGAGCAGGACGAGTTTGACGTGTTTGTGGAAGAGAACAGCCCCATCGGGTTGGCCGTGGCCCGGGTCACAGCCACTGACCCTGACGAAGGCACCAATGCCCAGATCATGTACCAGATAGTGGAGGGCAACATCCCTGAGGTCTTCCAACTGGACATCTTCTCTGGGGAGTTGACCGCTCTGGTGGATTTGGACTATGAAGACCGGCCTGAATACATCCTGGTCATCCAGGCCACGTCGGCTCCCCTGGTGAGCCGGGCTACTGTCCACGTCCGCCTGCTTGACCGCAACGACAACCCACCAGTGCTGGGCAACTTTGAGATCCTTTTCAACAACTATGTCACCAACCGCTCAAGCAGTTTCCCTGGGGGTGCCATCGGTCGTGTGCCTGCCCATGACCCTGACATCTCAGACAGCCTGACTTACAGCTTTGAGCGGGGGAATGAACTCAGCCTCGTCCTGCTCAATGCCTCCACAGGCGAACTGAGGCTGAGCCGGGCATTGGACAACAATCGGCCTCTGGAGGCCATCATGAGCGTGCTAGTGTCAG ACGGCGTGCACAGTGTTACTGCCCAGTGCGCACTGCGTGTCACCATCATCACGGACGAAATGCTCACGCACAGCATCACACTGCGCCTGGAGGACATGTCGCCAGAGCGCTTCCTGTCCCCCCTACTGGGTCTCTTCATCCAGGCGGTGGCCGCCACGCTGGCCACACCCCCAGACCACGTGGTGGTCTTCAACGTGCAGCGGGACACCGACGCCCCCGGTGGCCACATCCTCAATGTGAGCCTGTCGGTGGGCCAGCCGCCTGGGCCGGGGGGCGGGCCGCCCTTCCTGCCCTCCGAGGACCTGCAGGAACGTCTGTACCTGAACCGCAGTCTGCTCACGGCCATCTCGGCGCAGCGCGTGCTGCCCTTCGACGACAACATCTGCCTGCGCGAGCCCTGCGAGAATTACATGCGCTGCGTGTCGGTGCTGCGCTTTGACTCCTCCGCGCCCTTCATCGCCTCCTCCTCGGTGCTCTTCCGGCCCATCCACCCCGTTGGGGGGCTGCGCTGCCGCTGCCCACCCGGCTTCACGGGCGACTACTGCGAGACCGAGGTGGACCTCTGCTACTCGCGGCCCTGCGGCCCCCATGGGCGCTGCCGCAGCCGAGAGGGCGGCTACACCTGCCTCTGTCGCGACGGCTACACGG GTGAGCACTGCGAGGTGAGTGCCCGCTCAGGCCGTTGCACCCCAGGTGTCTGCAAGAACGGAGGCACCTGCGTGAACCTGCTGGTGGGTGGCTTCAAGTGCGACTGCCCATCTGGAGACTTCGAGAAGCCCTACTGCCAGGTGACCACGCGCAGCTTCCCCGCCCGCTCCTTCATCACCTTCCGTGGCCTGCGCCAGCGCTTCCACTTCACCCTGGCCCTCTC GTTTGCCACCAAGGAGCGCGATGGGCTGCTGTTATACAACGGACGTTTTAACGAGAAGCATGACTTTGTGGCCCTCGAGGTGATCCAGGAGCAGGTCCAGCTCACCTTCTCTGCAG GGGAGTCAACCACCACTGTGTCTCCATTCGTGCCCGGAGGGGTCAGTGACGGACAGTGGCACACAGTCCAGCTGAAGTACTACAACAag CCACTGTTAGGTCAGACAGGGCTCCCGCAGGGTCCATCTGAACAGAAGGTGGCTGTGGTGACCGTGGATGGCTGTGACACAGGAGTGGCCCTGCGTTTTGGAGCTGTCCTGGGCAACTACTCCTGTGCTGCCCAGGGTACCCAGGGTGGCAGCaaaaa GTCTCTGGATCTGACAGGGCCCCTGCTGCTGGGTGGGGTACCTGACCTGCCCGAGAGCTTCCCTGTCCGCACGCGGCACTTTGTGGGCTGCATGAGGAACCTGCAAGTGGACAGCCGGCACGTAGACATGGCTGACTTCATCGCCAACAACGGCACCGTGCCTG GCTGCCCTGCCAAGAAGAACGTGTGTGACAGCAATAGTTGCAacaatgggggcacctgtgtgaacCAGTGGGACGCGTTCAGCTGCGAGTGCCCTCTGGGCTTCGGGGGCAAGAGCTGTGCCCAGG AAATGGCCAACCCGCAGCGCTTCCTGGGCAGCAGCCTGGTGGCCTGGCACGGCCTCTCGCTGCCCATCTCCCAGCCCTGGCACCTCAGCCTCATGTTCCGCACACGCCAGGCCAACGGTGTCCTGCTGCAGGCTGTCACCAGGGGGCGCAGCACTATCACCCTGCAG CTGAGGGAAGGCCATgtggtgctgagtgtggagggcACAGGGCTCCAGGCCTCGTCTCTCCAGCTGGAGCCAGGCCGGGCCAATGACGGCGACTGGCATCGTGCACAGCTGGCGCTGGGAGCCAGTGGGGGCCCTGGCCATGCCATCCTGTCCCTTGACTACGGGCAGCAGCGGGCAGAGGGCAACCTGGGCCCCCGGCTGCATGGGCTGCACCTGAGCAACATTACAGTTGGGGGAGTGCCTGGGCCAGCCGGTGGGGTGGCCCGCGGCTTCCGGGGCTGTCTGCAG GGTGTGAGGGTAAGCGAGATGCCCGAGGGGGTTAGCAGTCTGGATCCTGGCCGTGGGGAAGGCATCAATGTGGAGCCAGGCTGTAGCCTGCCGGACCCCTGTGACTCGAATCCGTGTCCTGCCAACAGTTATTGCAGTGATGACTGGGACAGCTATTCCTGTAGCTGTGATCCAG GTTACTATGGCGACAACTGTACTAACGTGTGTGACCTGAACCCATGTGAGCATCAGTCTGTGTGTATCCGAAAGCCCAGTGCCCCCCACGGCTACACCTGCGAGTGTCCCCCAAATTACCTTGGGCCATATTGTGAAACCAG GATTGACCAGCCTTGCCCCCGAGGCTGGTGGGGACACCCCACGTGCGGCCCGTGCAACTGTGATGTCAGCAAAGGCTTCGACCCAGACTGCAACAAGACAAGCGGCGAGTGCCACTGCAAG GAGAACCACTACCGGCCCCCTGGCAGCCCCACTTGCCTCCTCTGTGACTGCTACCCCACGGGCTCTTTGTCCCGCGTCTGTGACCCCGAGGACGGCCAGTGTCCATGCAAGCCAGGCGTCATTGGGCGCCAGTGTGACCGCTGTGACAACCCTTTTGCTGAGGTCACCACCAATGGCTGTGAAG TGAATTACGACAGCTGCCCACGGGCCATCGAGGCTGGGATCTGGTGGCCCCGTACCCGTTTCGGACTGCCGGCTGCTGCTCCCTGCCCCAAAGGCTCCTTTG GGACTGCCGTGCGCCACTGTGATGAACACAGGGGGTGGCTCCCCCCAAACCTTTTCAACTGCACATCAGTCACCTTCTCAGAGCTGAAAGGCTTT GCTGAGCGGCTACAGCGGAATGAATCAGGTCTGGACTCGGGACGCTCCCAGCGGCTGGCTCTGCTTCTGCGCAATGCCACACAGCACACGGCTGGCTACTTTGGCAGTGATGTCAAGGTGGCCTACCAGCTGGCCACACGGCTGCTGGCCCATGAGAGTGCCCAGCGGGGCTTTGGGCTGTCTGCCACGCAGGATGTGCACTTCACCGAG AATCTGCTGCGGGTGGGCAGCGCCCTCCTGGACGCGGCCAACAAGCGTCACTGGGAGCTGATCCAGCAGACGGAGGGTGGCACGGCCTGGCTGCTTCAGCACTACGAGGCCTATGCCAGTGCCCTGGCTCAGAACATGCGGCACACCTACCTGAGCCCCTTCACTATCGTCACGCCCAACATCG TCATCTCTGTAGTTCGCCTGGACAAGGGGAACTTCGCTGGGGCCAAGCTGCCTCGCTATGAGGCGCTGCGGGGGGAGCGGCCCCCTGACCTGGAGACGACGGTCATTCTGCCTGATTCTGTCTTCAGAG AAACACCCACCGTGGTCAGGCCCGCGGGCCCTGGAGAGACCCAGGAGCCAGAGGAGCTGGCTCGGCGTCAGCGGCGGCACCCAGAGCTGAGCCAGGGTGAGGCTGTGGCCAGCGTCATCATCTACCGCACCCTGGCCGGGCTGCTGCCCCATAACTATGACCCGGACAAGCGCAGCCTGAG AGTCCCCAAACGCCCTGTCATCAACACGCCGGTGGTGAGTATCAGCGTCCATGACGATGAGGAACTTCTGCCCCGTGCCCTGGACAAGCCAGTCACGGTGCAGTTCCGGCTGCTGGAGACGGAGGAGCGCACCAAGCCCATCTGTGTCTTCTGGAACCATTCCATCCT AGTCAGTGGCACAGGTGGCTGGTCAGCCCGAGGCTGCGAGGTTGTCTTCCGCAACGAGAGCCACGTCAGCTGCCAGTGCAACCACATGACAAGCTTCGCCGTGCTCATGGATGTGTCCCGGCGAGAG AATGGAGAGATCCTGCCGCTGAAGACACTGACATATGTGGCCCTAGGGGTCACCTTGGCTGCCCTACTGcttgccttcctcttcctcactaTCCTGCGTGCCCTACGCTCCAACCAGCATGGCATCCGACGGAACCTGACTGCTGCTCTGGGCCTGGCCCAGCTGGTCTTCCTCCTAGGAATCAACCAGGCTGACCTCCCT TTTGCTTGCACAGTCATCGCCATCCTGCTGCATTTCCTGTACCTCTGCACCTTCTCCTGGGCCTTGCTGGAGGCCTTGCACCTGTACCGGGCACTCACTGAGGTGCGCGACGTCAACGCTGGCCCCATGCGCTTCTACTATATGCTGGGCTGGGGTGTGCCTGCCTTCATCACAG GTCTAGCCGTGGGCCTCGACCCTGAGGGCTATGGGAACCCTGACTTCTGCTGGCTCTCCATCTATGATACGCTCATCTGGAGTTTTGCTGGCCCTGTGGCCTTTGCTGTTTCG ATGAGTGTCTTCCTGTACATCCTGGCAGCCCGCGCCTCCTGTGCTGCCCAGCGGCAGGGCTTTGAGAAGAAAGGCCCTGT CTCAGGCCTGCGGCCTTCCTTCGCTGTTCTCCTGCTGCTGAGCGCCACGTGGCTGCTGGCGTTGCTCTCTGTCAACAGTGACACCCTCCTCTTCCACTACCTCTTTGCTGCCTGCAATTGCATCCAG GGCCCCTTCATCTTCCTCTCCTACGTGGTGCTTAGCAAGGAGGTCCGGAAAGCACTCAAGTTTGCCTGCAGCCGCAAGCCGAGCCCTGACCCTGCGCTGACCACCAAGTCCACCCTGACCTCG TCCTACAACTGCCCCAGCCCCTATGCAGATGGGCGGCTCTACCAGCCGTACGGAGACTCAGCAGGCTCTCTACACAGTGCCAGCCGCTCGGGCAAGAGTCAACCCAGCTACATCCCCTTCTTGCTGAG GGAAGAGTCCACACTGAACCCTGGCCAAGGGCCCCCTGGCCTTGGGGACCCAGGTAGCCTATTCCTGGAAGGTCAAGACCAGCAGCATG atcCTGACACAGACTCTGACAGTGACCTGTCCCTGGAAG